A region of Pyxidicoccus parkwaysis DNA encodes the following proteins:
- a CDS encoding chitobiase/beta-hexosaminidase C-terminal domain-containing protein, which translates to MPLKTSWPLRCAVTLLLAQLASACGGGDSNPDPNPNPNPAQDTAAPTSKATPPGGSFTRGVAVALVCEDGAGSGCAATYYTLDGSTPSKSSTQYREPFTLSATTTLRFFSVDKAGNTEAVKTEQYTFSDTHSDTQAPTTTATPAGGFFNSARAVTLACDDGSGGGCAATHYTVDGSVPTESSPRYTAPVAVAASTTLRFFSVDQAGNVEGARTERYVIDAEPPTVAASPRGGTSGAPRVVTLTCDDGTGSGCAAIHYTTDGTIPTESSPTYTAPLTLETTTRLRFVALDKAGNASTEGSELYTLDGTGPVSTATPKGGTYRAAIAVLLDCNDNGGSGCATTYYTTTGVEPTRASARYTNPISLSGNTTLRFFSVDAVGNDGPVVTETYVFDTVAPTVSASPKGGAYFKAQTVTLTCNDTGSGCSAIHYTLNGATPDASSPRYTGPLTVSTNTTLSFLAVDVAGNSSGVVKETYTFSSDTTAPVTSVDPQGGLYGSARTVTLSCLDNVGGDGCDGTFYTLDGSEPTTASTRNTGPITISTTAQLRFRSVDRAGNLEATQSAQYTIDTLAPVTQASPAGGTFEGPITVTLSCTDTGGATCAETRYTTDGTAPEPGSPLYTGPLTLIRTTTLRFFSVDSVGNVETVRQAVYTLPTSTSTASQQIADVRAAPAGATNMPINGAVITYIKPGVGNLANDPAGFFLQAERAGPAVFVEVDPATLSPPPQVAQRVDVTVSNKRTVNNMVRVNISSFAVQGTSVPLSTLSQEVSSVDLPSVASELEAELISLTGQVNGTLGAAGAGHVQAPLVTVGVPEGSASANAFRLRIVETVQDQLDVTHGCTVGLLSPLWVFATTTQPSVWSPEQVTSLTCPGPRVASALARGSGTVSVRFDRKLSASSLQSDGQQFSIPGLTVTGATLVGPREVWLSTSPQTPRQQYTVTVASTVQDTIGTALQTAGNSGTFKGYQVPPTLRITEIAPAVGPNNINFGRDLVELYVVQGGNTLGMTLEESTLPSPLLATLPDVDVATGDIIVIHLNPDRDTAGFDAPGSELTSKSFWSQSQYASNYDNAWDFHGGSNGVSGSNRVFRIRDALGNTQDAVPVWLTLGSPPAAFPPQLQAIQSEGQWLPSSCGGALCTYNTFPSALDVSVNWGAAFPSGGRTTTLGRIRFSDTDTKDDWAVGSGTLGFFSP; encoded by the coding sequence ATGCCCCTGAAGACTTCGTGGCCGCTCCGCTGCGCCGTGACGTTGCTCCTCGCACAGCTCGCGAGCGCCTGTGGCGGTGGTGATAGCAACCCGGACCCCAACCCGAATCCGAATCCCGCACAGGACACGGCGGCGCCCACGTCGAAGGCCACGCCGCCCGGTGGCAGCTTCACGCGAGGAGTCGCGGTGGCGCTGGTATGTGAGGACGGCGCCGGCAGCGGCTGCGCGGCCACGTACTACACGCTGGACGGCTCCACGCCGAGCAAGTCCTCCACGCAGTACCGCGAGCCCTTCACGCTCTCCGCCACCACCACGCTGCGCTTCTTCTCCGTGGACAAGGCCGGCAACACCGAGGCCGTGAAAACCGAGCAGTACACCTTCTCGGATACGCACTCGGACACGCAGGCGCCCACCACCACGGCCACCCCGGCGGGCGGCTTCTTCAACAGCGCCCGTGCCGTGACGCTCGCGTGTGACGACGGCTCGGGCGGCGGCTGCGCGGCCACGCACTACACGGTGGACGGCAGCGTCCCCACGGAGTCCTCGCCGCGCTACACGGCGCCGGTGGCCGTCGCCGCCAGCACGACGCTGCGCTTCTTCTCCGTGGACCAGGCCGGCAACGTGGAGGGCGCTCGCACGGAGCGCTACGTGATTGACGCCGAGCCGCCCACGGTGGCCGCCTCGCCGCGTGGAGGCACCTCCGGAGCGCCCCGCGTGGTGACGCTGACGTGTGACGACGGCACGGGCTCCGGCTGCGCGGCCATCCACTACACCACGGACGGCACCATCCCCACCGAGTCGTCCCCCACGTACACCGCGCCGCTCACGTTGGAGACCACCACGCGCCTGCGCTTCGTCGCGCTGGACAAGGCGGGCAACGCGTCCACCGAGGGGTCGGAGCTGTACACGCTGGATGGCACGGGCCCGGTGTCCACCGCCACGCCAAAGGGCGGCACCTACCGCGCCGCCATCGCCGTGTTGCTGGATTGCAATGACAACGGGGGCAGCGGCTGCGCGACCACGTACTACACCACCACCGGCGTCGAGCCGACGCGCGCTTCCGCTCGATACACCAACCCCATCTCCCTCTCCGGCAACACCACGCTGCGCTTCTTCTCCGTGGATGCGGTGGGCAACGACGGCCCGGTGGTGACGGAGACGTACGTCTTCGACACGGTGGCGCCCACCGTGTCCGCCAGCCCGAAGGGCGGCGCGTACTTCAAGGCGCAGACGGTGACGCTGACGTGCAACGACACGGGCAGCGGCTGCTCCGCCATCCACTACACGTTGAATGGCGCCACGCCGGACGCCTCGTCGCCCCGCTATACCGGGCCGCTGACCGTCTCCACCAACACGACGCTGTCCTTCCTCGCGGTGGACGTCGCGGGCAACAGCAGCGGCGTGGTGAAGGAGACGTACACGTTCTCCTCGGACACCACGGCGCCCGTCACCAGCGTCGACCCGCAGGGCGGCCTGTACGGGAGCGCACGGACGGTGACGCTGTCCTGCCTGGACAACGTCGGCGGCGACGGCTGCGACGGCACGTTCTACACGCTCGACGGCTCGGAGCCGACCACGGCGAGCACGCGCAACACCGGGCCCATCACCATCTCCACCACCGCCCAACTGCGCTTCCGCTCCGTGGACCGCGCGGGCAACCTGGAGGCCACGCAGTCGGCGCAGTACACCATCGACACCCTCGCGCCGGTGACGCAGGCGTCGCCGGCGGGCGGCACGTTCGAGGGCCCCATCACGGTGACGCTGTCGTGCACGGACACGGGAGGCGCGACCTGCGCGGAGACGCGCTACACCACCGACGGCACGGCGCCGGAACCCGGCTCCCCCCTCTACACCGGGCCGCTCACGCTCATCCGCACCACCACGCTGCGCTTCTTCTCCGTGGACAGCGTGGGCAACGTCGAGACGGTGCGGCAGGCGGTCTACACGCTGCCCACCTCCACCAGCACCGCCTCGCAACAGATTGCCGACGTGCGCGCCGCGCCGGCCGGGGCGACGAACATGCCCATCAATGGGGCCGTCATCACGTACATCAAGCCGGGCGTGGGCAACCTCGCCAATGACCCCGCGGGCTTCTTCCTCCAGGCGGAGCGGGCCGGCCCCGCCGTCTTCGTGGAGGTGGACCCGGCAACGCTCAGCCCGCCGCCCCAGGTGGCCCAGCGCGTGGACGTCACCGTCAGCAACAAGCGCACCGTCAACAACATGGTGCGCGTCAACATTTCCAGCTTCGCCGTGCAAGGCACGAGCGTGCCCCTGTCCACGCTGAGCCAGGAGGTGAGCAGCGTGGACCTGCCCTCGGTGGCGAGCGAGCTCGAGGCCGAGCTCATCTCCCTCACCGGCCAGGTGAATGGGACGTTGGGCGCGGCGGGCGCAGGCCACGTGCAGGCCCCGCTGGTGACGGTGGGCGTGCCCGAGGGCTCCGCCAGCGCCAACGCGTTCCGGCTGCGCATCGTGGAGACCGTGCAGGACCAGCTCGACGTCACGCATGGCTGCACCGTGGGGCTGCTCTCGCCGCTGTGGGTCTTCGCGACCACCACCCAGCCGTCCGTGTGGTCGCCCGAGCAGGTGACGTCGCTGACGTGCCCCGGCCCCCGCGTGGCGAGCGCGCTGGCCCGGGGCTCCGGAACGGTCTCCGTCCGCTTCGACCGGAAGCTCAGCGCCTCCAGCCTCCAGTCCGACGGGCAGCAGTTCTCCATCCCCGGCCTGACGGTGACGGGCGCCACCCTCGTCGGCCCGCGCGAGGTGTGGCTCTCCACCAGCCCGCAGACACCGCGCCAGCAGTACACGGTGACGGTGGCCTCCACGGTGCAGGACACGATAGGCACCGCGCTGCAGACGGCGGGGAACAGCGGCACCTTCAAGGGCTACCAGGTGCCTCCGACGCTGCGCATCACCGAGATTGCGCCCGCCGTGGGGCCCAACAACATCAACTTCGGCCGGGACCTGGTCGAGCTCTACGTCGTGCAGGGCGGCAACACGCTGGGCATGACGCTGGAGGAATCCACGCTCCCCAGCCCGCTGCTGGCCACACTGCCGGACGTGGACGTGGCCACCGGTGACATCATCGTCATCCACCTGAACCCGGACCGGGACACGGCGGGCTTCGACGCGCCGGGCTCGGAGCTCACCAGCAAGAGCTTCTGGTCCCAGAGCCAGTACGCGTCCAACTACGACAACGCCTGGGACTTCCACGGCGGCTCCAACGGCGTCAGCGGCAGCAACCGCGTGTTCCGCATCCGCGATGCCCTGGGCAACACGCAGGACGCGGTGCCCGTGTGGCTTACGCTCGGCAGTCCTCCCGCCGCCTTCCCGCCGCAGCTCCAGGCCATCCAGTCCGAGGGGCAGTGGCTGCCGTCGAGCTGCGGTGGCGCGCTCTGCACGTACAACACGTTCCCGTCCGCGCTGGACGTCTCCGTCAACTGGGGCGCCGCCTTCCCCAGCGGGGGCCGCACCACGACGCTGGGCCGTATCCGCTTCAGCGACACGGACACGAAGGATGACTGGGCGGTGGGCTCGGGCACGCTCGGCTTCTTCAGCCCGTAG